The Podarcis raffonei isolate rPodRaf1 chromosome 2, rPodRaf1.pri, whole genome shotgun sequence genome window below encodes:
- the LOC128409054 gene encoding E3 ubiquitin-protein ligase TRIM7-like, which produces MAAPAVGGGPVQSLCDEATCSICLDYFKDPVMIPECGHNFCRSCVIQCWGESEAEAFCPHCRETVQERRLIPNWPLQNVVEIAKKLSLQEGKEEGGKEKVCEKHQEPLKLFCKEDGAPICLVCDRSKEHVCHETIPLKEASKEYKGLMCRRLEILRRERERILAYQEDVKKECEDLLKLTEAERQKTAEKFRQLHQFIEEQEKCLLNEIEKVEKEIARKREEHLARLSKELSYVKRIIQEMQEKRQQPESEFLQDVRSTLQRYDKRQKLENPPTFPPELKKKTSRFCDIDQLLDSAMKKFQDSLSFREHLQQDNWSFGQQFQKANVTLDPDTADTRHILSEDRKSVRLGEKPRERYSDYCPPMLGREGFTAGKHFWEVNVENGRGWVVGVAVKSVSRDGSPLSPEGGIWAVQLKNGQHRICSSLNPLCLSLNGKLKRIRVTLDYEGGCVSFYNADSGTKLYTFSGAWFSGETLLPFFRVDTVSTHLEIC; this is translated from the exons ATGGCTGCTCCTGCTGTAGGAGGGGGTCCCGTGCAGAGTCTTTGCGATGAAGCCACTTGCTCCATCTGCCTGGACTATTTCAAGGATCCGGTGATGATCCCAGAAtgtgggcacaacttctgccggtCCTGCGTGATCCAGTGCTGGGGGGAATCGGAGGCAGAGGCTTTCTGCCCTCACTGCAGAGAAACGGTTCAGGAAAGGCGCCTCATCCCAAACTGGCCGTTGCAAAACGTGGTAGAAATAGCCAAGAAGCTCAGTCTTcaagaggggaaggaggaaggaggaaaagaaaaggtttgtgagaagcaccaggagcccctgaaaCTCTTCTGCAAGGAGGACGGAGCCCCCATTTGTCTTGTGTGCGACAGATCCAAAGAGCACGTATGTCACGAGACGATTCCTCTGAAAGAGGCTTCCAAGGAGTACAAG ggaCTGATGTGTAGACGCCTGGAGAttctgaggagagagagagaaagaattctGGCCTATCAAGAAGACGTGAAAAAGGAATGTGAGGACCTCCTT aaattaacagaaGCTGAGAGGCAGAAGACAGCGGAGAAGTTCAGACAACTGCACCAGTTTATCGAAGAACAAGAAAAATGTCTGCTGAATGAGATAGAaaaggtggagaaggagattgcaaGGAAGAGGGAAGAGCACCTGGCCAGGCTCTCCAAGGAACTCTCCTATGTGAAAAGGATCATCCAGGAGATGCAGGAGAAGCGCCAGCAGCCAGAGAGTGAATTCCTGCAG GATGTGAGGAGCACCTTGCAGAG GTATGACAAAAGACAGAAATTGGAGAATCCACCAACTTTCCCTCCAGAGCTGAAGAAAAAGACCTCCAGATTCTGTGATATAGACCAACTTCTGGATTCTGCCATGAAGAAATTCCAAG ACTCCCTTTCATTCAGAGAACATCTTCAGCAAG ATAATTGGTCATTTGGACAACAGTTTCAGAAAG CAAATGTCactctggatccagacacagcTGATACCAGGCACATCCTGTCTGAGGATCGGAAAAGTGTGAGACTGGGAGAAAAACCTCGTGAAAGATACAGCGACTACTGTCCTCCTATGTTAGGACGTGAGGGATTCACAGCAGGCAAACATTTCTGGGAAGTCAACGTGGAAAATGGGAGAGGATGGGTTGTAGGGGTCGCTGTGAAGTCAGTGAGCAGGGATGGATCTCCCCTAAGTCCCGAGGGAGGGATCTGGGCTGTACAATTGAAAAATGGTCAGCACAGGATCTGCAGTTCCCTTAATCCCCTTTGTCTGTCCCTGAATGGGAAGCTCAAGAGGATCCGGGTGACTCTGGACTATGAAGGCGGATGTGTGTCTTTTTATAATGCTGACTCTGGAACCAAACTCTACACTTTCTCAGGAGCCTGGTTCTCTGGAGAGacccttctccctttctttcGGGTGGATACAGTTTCTACCCACCTTGAGATCTGCTGA
- the LOC128409130 gene encoding gastrula zinc finger protein XlCGF49.1-like: protein MHTGEDKYKCSECGKTFSRSTNLLVHERTHTGEKPYECSNCGRSFTHSSNLRAHEKIHTREKPYACTDCGQTFYHSSSLTAHERIHTGENVHRCPHCEKVFTRGSVFRKHMRIHTGEKPFKCSDCGKSFSQRCNLIIHGKTHTGERPFKCSDCGRNFSRKCDLIAHERIHTEEDPYKCPHCGKSFSQKSNLVIHERIHTDENPYPCLHCGKRFRQKGNLMTHVRIHTGEKPYQCLDCGRRFSQKGSLTSHEKTHSREKRTSCMQEVRT, encoded by the coding sequence ATGCATACAGGAGAGGATAAATATAAGTGTTCAGAATGTGGGAAAACCTTCAGCCGGAGCACCAACCTTCTTGTACATGAAAGAACCCACACTGGAGAGAAACCATACGAGTGCTCCAACTGTGGGAGAAGCTTCACCCACAGTTCAAATCTTAGGGCACATGAAAAAATCCACACAAGAGAAAAGCCGTATGCATGCACAGACTGTGGCCAGACCTTCTATCACAGCTCGAGCCTTACAGCGCatgagagaatccacacaggggagaatgTACACAGGTGCCCACACTGTGAGAAGGTCTTCACTCGTGGCTCAGTTTTTAGGAAACACATGAGAAtccatacaggtgagaaaccattcaAGTGCTCAGACTGTGGGAAAAGTTTCTCTCAGAGGTGCAATCTTATTATCCATGGGAAGACCCACACAGGAGAGAGACCCTTTAAGTGCTCTGATTGCGGGAGAAACTTCAGTCGAAAATGTGACCTCATCGCACACGAGAGAATCCACACAGAAGAGGACCCATACAAGTGTCCGCACTGTGGGAAAAGCTTTTCTCAGAAGTCCAACCTTGTCATACATGAGAGGATCCATACAGATGAGAATCCATATCCGTGTCTGCACTGTGGGAAACGCTTCCGTCAGAAGGGGAACCTCATGACACACGTGCggatccacacaggagagaagccgtACCAGTGTCTGGATTGCGGGAGGAGATTCAGTCAGAAGGGCAGCCTCACATCACATGAGAAAACCCATTCAAGAGAGAAAAGGACATCTTGCATGCAGGAAGTGAGGACTTGA